Proteins from a genomic interval of Colletotrichum higginsianum IMI 349063 chromosome 6, whole genome shotgun sequence:
- a CDS encoding putative FAD dependent oxidoreductase yields MPARLRKGPIIVFHNDITLYYALYLPDESRSDSKHQAGDSKTTLRYDEKAASFYWGLNIPVNALPYTSASEISNHREVCLGQIKDWAPEFHQLLSVGADDSDQTDMLVTQLRASTQPKADWRKRCQKAGNGRRNPRVWIMGDTIHAMQPNRGQGGNQALADCAEMLPQLLSLANNDNNLARPTVDQVQSACNIYEASMIPRASQWVRKSGGASFVRINLDGFLGFVVRIVAKLVLPILKIYYSIFPQSDE; encoded by the coding sequence ATGCCTGCGAGATTGCGAAAAGGTCCGATTATCGTATTCCACAACGACATCACACTGTACTACGCTCTCTACCTGCCCGACGAAAGCAGATCAGATTCGAAGCACCAAGCAGGTGACTCTAAAACGACGTTACGCTACGACGAGAAAGCGGCATCGTTCTACTGGGGCCTCAACATCCCAGTGAACGCGCTTCCTTACACAAGTGCTTCCGAAATCAGTAATCACAGAGAAGTCTGCCTCGGTCAAATCAAGGACTGGGCGCCAGAGTTCCACCAACTGCTCAGCGTCGGGGCAGATGACTCTGATCAGACAGATATGCTCGTTACACAGCTTCGAGCAAGCACGCAACCCAAAGCGGACTGGCGAAAGCGATGTCAGAAAGCAGGAAACGGCCGGAGGAACCCTCGGGTGTGGATCATGGGTGATACTATTCATGCAATGCAGCCGAATCGCGGCCAGGGGGGCAATCAAGCATTGGCTGATTGTGCTGAGATGCTTCCTCAACTGCTCTCGCTCgccaacaacgacaacaacctAGCGCGCCCAACAGTCGACCAAGTGCAAAGCGCATGCAACATATACGAGGCTTCCATGATCCCACGAGCGTCCCAGTGGGTCAGGAAAAGCGGAGGAGCCAGTTTTGTAAGAATCAATCTTGATGGGTTTCTGGGGTTTGTCGTGCGCATCGTTGCCAAGTTGGTGCTGCCGATACTCAAAATATATTATAGCATCTTCCCTCAAAGCGACGAGTGA
- a CDS encoding Cytoplasm protein gives MARGRIFSRGRWSPIAQHPDHHHYQSTAIPTMPDVEMARTRERREDDEETEYRPLNWKKIFLTPKYIPLHLLGIAIVVATVFISLHHDDVVELLPQKLRPFSEKVRSLPGGFLIPIAILVLISFPPLFGHEIVALLCGVVYGLWIGFAIVAAGTFIGEIGTWFAFKYTLRRKAQKLERTNLNYGALARLTRDGGFWIVFIIRFSVIPSHFSTAVFSTCDVKFWHFAVSTFLTLPKQIILVYLGVLLVEKQQNSTIKNVVFGATGVLTVALAVYIYIKMRSVKKTLLREQSERKAHRELLEQQKAEAVVVETEMGPLEPVATRTDRPGYPQWI, from the exons ATGGCCAGGGGTCGCATCTTTTCCCGCGGTCGCTGGAGCCCGATCGCCCAACATCCAGATCACCATCACTACCAGTCGACGGCTATTCCCACCATgcccgacgtcgagatgGCCAGGACCAGAGAACGGagagaggacgacgaggagaccGAATACCGTCCTCTCAACTGGAAGAAGATCTTCCTGACGCCCAAGTATATCC CACTTCATCTCTTGGGAATTGCCATCGTCGTGGCCACTGTCTTTATCAGTCTTCACCatgatgatgtcgtcgag CTACTACCGCAGAAACTGCGGCCGTTCTCGGAAAAAGTTCGATCATTGCCGGGAGGGTTCTTGATACCCATCGCCATTCTGGTTTTGATCTCGTTCCCACCTCTGTTCGGCCACGAGATCGTGGCGCTCTTGTGCGGCGTGGTGTACGGTCTGTGGATCGGCTTCGCCATTGTTGCCGCTGGCACATTCATCGGAGAGA TCGGGACCTGGTTCGCATTCAAGTATACGTTGCGAAGAAAGGCGCAAAAGCTGGAGAGGACGAACCTCAACTACGGTGCGTTGGCACGGTTAACGCGCGATGGAGGTTTCTGG ATTGTCTTCATCATTCGATTCTCCGTCATCCCGTCGCATTTCTCGACGGCCGTGTTCTCGACCTGCGATGTCAAGTTCTGGCACTTTGCAGTGTCGACGTTTTTGACGCTGCCGAAACAGATCATCCTGGTGTACCTCGgcgttctcctcgtcgagaagcagcaAAACAGTACCATCAAGAACGTCGTGTTCGGTGCCACCGGCGTTCTGACCGTGGCTCTAGCCGTATACATCTATATCAAGATGCGGAGCGTCAAGAAGACTTTGTTGAGGGAGCAGAGCGAACGGAAGGCGCATCGGGAGCTGTTGGAGCAgcagaaggccgaggccgtcgtcgtcgaaacAGAAATGGGGCCTCTCGAGCCCGTCGCAACGAGAACAGACAGACCGGGATACCCGCAATGGATTTGA
- a CDS encoding Transmembrane alpha-helix domain-containing protein — protein sequence MSSLTTTFTPPASCTHTGIAHIQVNDVQYYLLQGEPASSTDCYPDGYDPDRTALYAPGVCPSGYTEACSRLETFATVTETIFTCCPTQLVHSCLTSTNERYSWQNTLACYSTITTERDGKWTISAVTRVSDGTTQIARETGTETFGAVNAHGVQIKVWDGAFPTSTSTSATQDPGPTAAQSEGSVPRERQDGDGAGAGTGLSSGAAGGIGAGAGVLVISACLFGFWLLRRRRKRKTNGYAAASKGNRPQSSTNVQELPAEPKEPSVRHEMVGDHQYPYRPGDPPRELESRM from the exons ATGAGCTCCCTCACGACAACGTtcacgccgccggcgtcctgTACCCATACGGGAATCGCGCACATCCAGGTCAATGATGTGCAGTACTACCTCCTCCAGGGCGAACCGGCGTCTTCGACCGACTGCTACCCGGACGGGTACGACCCGGATCGAACGGCTCTTTACGCGCCGGGTGTCTGCCCGAGTGGCTACACCGAGGCTTGTTCCCGGCTCGAAACGTTCGCGACGGTGACAGAGACCATCTTCACCTGCTGCCCGAC TCAACTAGTACATTCGTGCCTGACGAGCACGAACGAGAGATACTCGTGGCAGAACACGCTGGCCTGCTACAGCACGATCACGACCGAGCGGGACGGAAAGTGGACCATCAGCGCCGTGACCAGGGTATCGGACGGGACGACGCAGATAGCAAGGGAGACCGGCACCGAGACGTTTGGCGCCGTAAACGCACACGGCGTCCAGATCAAGGTCTGGGACGGCGCCTTcccgacatcgacgtcaaCGTCGGCTACGCAAGACCCAGGACCGACCGCGGCGCAGAGCGAGGGGTCCGTACCGAGGGAAAGACAGGACGGCGatggtgccggcgccgggacGGGCCTGAGCTCCGGCGCCGCTGGCGGCATTGGTGCCGGTGCGGGGGTCCTGGTGATTTCGGCCTGCCTGTTCGGGTTCTGGCTCTTGAGGcgcaggaggaagaggaagacaaATGGGTATGCGGCCGCCTCCAAAGGCAATAGGCCACAGTCGAGTACGAACGTGCAAGAGCTGCCGGCGGAACCGAAGGAGCCGTCCGTGAGGCACGAGATGGTCGGGGATCACCAGTATCCGTATCGGCCGGGGGATCCACCCAGGGAGTTGGAATCGAGAATGTGA
- a CDS encoding Alpha beta hydrolase fold family, translated as MIVQKTWPQYIAVRVLIVMMRDLGLLGFTYFYAIFALGGVKAIAHPVSIFIEVIAAIEVLFYLFFFLPYRWYLQTYKPYRPPPMSRSQRARLFYKALSLVPDGEDFVRKWMLNAHMEDIRRENLKDWLLWALFEHDNTTNRPTKEINAELDQYIDDAEETFGIKLRSGRGKAEALRLSFDPVIIQHRSLFYYMVIGIFDNLMALYLLTQGYRHYKQPFSTFFKVFPVRLVNLLPFTHSAADGMSYWYRPHKSTTKRPIVFIHGLGVGLIPYMFWLHTIPKDVGILAVEMLPISSRVTTYPLPPTPELCEMIVKCVAQQRASQPAPGSGERGTWDDFVLIGNSYGTLLMGQLLQRADFAPRVAATILIDPVSLLLHLPDVAFNFTRREPTPSIRGRTGHGNEWEIWWASATDAGTAYTLARRLCWRESLMWREMLTPSLRNIEAGYYASGSPEETAVFGNGVQVGMRSTVILGGEDCVTAPKSVASYVYSGDVRWSPDDIEIWKRYEWTGKQELELMFLDGKDHGQGIMVPFPHKPIQNVIETYCRRDDGFEPFGDKFIGGPESIYGMPQQTQEVVELKNM; from the exons ATGATCGTCCAGAAGACATGGCCGCAATATATTGCGGTACGTGTTCTCATCGTCATGATGAGAGACCTTGGGCTACTGGGTTTCACATACTTCTATGCTATCTTCGCCCTTGGGGGCGTCAAGGCCATCGCACACCCAGTCTCCATTTTCATCGAGGTTATTGCCGCCATCGAGGTCCTCTTCtatctcttcttcttcctcccgtATAGATGGTACCTCCAGACGTACAAACCCTATCGGCCTCCCCCCATGAGCCGGTCACAGCGGGCTCGTCTCTTCTACAAGGCGTTGAGTCTTGTGCCAGATGGGGAAGACTTTGTACGGAAGTGGATGCTCAATGCTCACATGGAGGATATTCGTCGAGAAAACCTGAAAGATTGGCTGCTTTGGGCGCTCTTCGAACACGACAACACGACCAACCGACCCACAAAAGAGATCAATGCCGAACTCGACCAATACATCGACGATGCGGAAGAGACGTTTGGGATCAAGTTGCGTTCGGGTAGGGGGAAAGCTGAGGCACTGAGGCTTTCCTTCGACCCTGTGATAATTCAACATCGTAGCTTGTTCTACTACATG GTGATTGGAATCTTTGATAACCTGATGGCATTATATCTCCTTACGCAAGGATATCGTCATTACAAACAGCCGTTTTCGACGTTCTTCAAAGTCTTCCCTGTTCGGCTCGTCAACCTTTTGCCATTCACCCACTCCGCTGCCGACGGGATGTCGTACTGGTACCGCCCACATAAGTCTACAACAAAACGTCCGATCGTCTTCATCCATGGACTAGGCGTTGGTTTGATTCCTTACATGTTCTGGCTTCACACCATACCAAAGGATGTCGGAATCCTTGCCGTGGAAATGTTGCCGATATCATCACGCGTTACGACATACCCACTCCCTCCAACACCTGAGCTCTGCGAGATGATAGTAAAATGCGTCGCGCAACAACGAGCTTCTCAGCCTGCCCCTGGTtcgggagagagaggaacgTGGGACGACTTTGTTCTCATTGGCAACAGTTACGGAACGTTGTTGATGGGGCAGCTATTACAAAGAGCGGACTTCGCGCCACGGGTTGCCGCGACTATCCTGATAGACCCGGTCTCTCTGTTGCTACACCTCCCTGATGTAGCTTTTAACTTTACTCGCAGGGAGCCGACGCCCTCTATACGCGGACGAACAGGACACGGCAACGAGTGGGAGATCTGGTGGGCGAGCGCAACAGATGCCGGGACTGCATACACACTCGCACGGAGACTCTGCTGGCGAGAGTCTCTGATGTGGCGTGAGATGCTGACCCCAAGTCTGCGAAATATCGAGGCGGGCTACTATGCCTCCGGCTCTCCAGAAGAAACCGCCGTTTTCGGCAACGGCGTGCAAGTGGGAATGCGCAGCACCGTGATCCTGGGAGGGGAGGATTGCGTCACTGCCCCCAAGTCGGTGGCTAGCTACGTGTACTCCGGGGATGTAAGATGGTCGCCGGATGACATTGAAATCTGGAAACGATATGAATGGACCGGGAAACAGGAGTTGGAGCTCATGTTTCTTGATGGAAAGGACCACGGGCAGGGCATCATGGTTCCGTTTCCTCACAAGCCCATCCAAAACGTCATCGAGACGTACTGCCGACGAGACGACGGATTCGAGCCGTTCGGCGACAAGTTCATTGGCGGGCCCGAGAGCATCTACGGCATGCCACAACAGACGCAAGAGGTTGTAGAGTTGAAGAACATGTGA
- a CDS encoding O-methyltransferase, with amino-acid sequence MPFSGPNTANSLNGGSTRGSEYLCTVENVTADAFASDKDRAKALQATYEAIARLESPWETVVRIQANMSAVTLGLKIIKDVGLMPKWHEKGNIPMTSAQLAELVGNCDPQLLHFLTAQDRFLRLLASNGFLEQTPDEKFKPNRFCIELADPDFNMLTDFHYLICENEYRLMPEYLAERGYKNPTDPHDTVVKKSTGYNGDLWSYMKENPKIGESFNIVQKVSTTMEPAWTDIYPPQNLVHESDPKLPLFVDVGGGIGQGLLNIYNMYPEEASRLYLEDLGEVIADADAKSIIPATVNKLEYNFFTPQPIKGKAPNTEPATQGVDCVTDARAYYLRHIIHDWPDESAREILLMQKSAMKPGYSKLLIYDHVLDDQKCSSGAAAYDIAMMVHFCAQERTEKQWLALFDSVGLRVAKLWKKPPGTSSVIELEVPLS; translated from the exons ATGCCATTCTCGGGACCAAACACAGCTAATAGCTTGAACGGCGGATCTACTCGTGGGTCCGAGTACTTGTGCACCGTGGAAAATGTCACCGCAGATGCGTTTGCTAGTGACAAAGACCGAGCGAAGGCACTTCAAGCAACGTACGAAGCCATTGCCAGGTTGGAGTCACCTTGGGAGACCGTCGTCAGAATCCAAGCAAACATG TCTGCTGTTACACTCGGGCTCAAGATCATCAAAGATGTGGGCTTGATGCCCAAGTGGCACGAGAAAGGCAACATCCCCATGACAAGCgcgcagctcgccgagctggtcGGAAACTGTGATCCTCAGCTTCTAC ATTTTCTGACTGCCCAAGATCGATTTCTCCGGCTTCTGGCCTCGAACGGCTTTCTCGAACAGACCCCGGATGAGAAGTTCAAACCGAATCGGTTCTGTATTGAACTCGCAGATCCGGATTTCAACATGCTCACCGACTTCCA TTATTTAATTTGCGAAAATGAATATCGCCTCATGCCTGAATACCTAGCCGAGAGAGGCTACAAGAATCCCACTGATCCACACGACACCGTGGTGAAAAAGTCCACCGGCTATAATGGAGACCTTTGGTCGTATATGAAGGAAAATCCAAAGATTGGGGAGTCGTTCAACATTGTCCAAAAGGTATCGACAACCATGGAGCCAGCCTGGACAGACATCTATCCTCCCCAAAATTTGGTGCACGAATCTGACCCCAAACTTCCGCTCTTTGTCGACGTAGGCGGAGGCATTGGTCAGGGCCTTCTGAATATTTACAATATGTATCCGGAAGAAGCCTCGAGGCTTTATCTCGAAGATCTTGGAGAAGTCATTGCTGATGCAGACGCAAAGTCGATTATCCCCGCTACCGTCAACAAGCTGGAATATAACTTCTTCACGCCACAGCCAATAAAGGGTAAAGCTCCAAACACAGAGCCAGCTACGCAGGGTGTTGACTGTGTAACAGATGCACGAGCATATTATCTACGTCATATCATTCACGACTGGCCGGATGAATCAGCTCGAGAAATCTTGCTGATGCAGAAGAGTGCAATGAAGCCTGGTTACAGCAAACTGCTCATCTACGATCATGTACTCGACGACCAAAAATGTTCCTCGGGCGCTGCTGCGTACGATATTGCAATGATGGTACATTTTTGTGCACAGGAGCGCACAGAGAAACAATGGCTGGCGCTGTTTGACTCTGTGGGACTCAGGGTGGCCAAGCTCTGGAAGAAGCCACCAGGCACTTCCAGTGTAATTGAACTTGAAGTCCCGCTATCTTAG
- a CDS encoding Kinesin-like protein, producing the protein MLTCKQALYTSVCVMATLFTLVSQGRHTSLLTPEQRRTMPESELYVVPKCLKLLWALLLSCWASYLWEYGSKNFVAGMCIYVSIVWTLKFHMLFFYRRLVAGQWVEKFIFPVMGLVGATAIAIVFIIALTCRPLSKMWQIRPDPGDQVLSLVRASVWRKIGVYFLFGLGVFCIMAAIIRVILIFHPTGQFGPGAMWSLREDFVAIFVGQAPMIVPLFKKKFWTQKGYRHTPKSSQRSDGIEMSSGASNPNKKPRDPFSLTQLWFTHITNPTRATQNTQTDVTAVAKHSSEALAVTEEEIAEPSQDGIAVQGIMGGIENGTKNSLEISVVPVVTNPDAAGSVDGKNG; encoded by the exons ATGCTGACGTGCAAACAGGCCCTCTACACGTCCGTGTGTGTCATGGCGACACTTTTCACTCTCGTGTCGCAAGGTCGGCACACGTCGTTGCTGACACCGGAACAACGGAGGACAATGCCAGAATCGGAGTTGTACGTTGTCCCAAAGTGTTTGAAATTGCTGTGGGCACTCCTGCTAAGTTGTTGGGCCAGCTATCTATGGGAATATGGATCGAAGAACTTCGTTGCTGGCATGTGCATCTACGTATCGATCGTGTGGACGTTGAAGTTTCACA TGCTGTTCTTCTACCGACGATTGGTCGCGGGGCAGTGGGTAGAAAAGTTCATCTTCCCGGTGATGGGTCTCGTGGGCGCGACAGCAATTGCGATAGTCTTCATCATTGCCTTGACTTGCCGGCCCCTCTCTAAAATGTGGCAGATCCGACCAGACCCCGGAG ACCAGGTTCTCAGTCTGGTTCGAGCCTCTGTCTGGCGTAAAATTGGAGTATACTTTCTCTTCGGACTCGGGGTCTTCTGTATAATGGCAGCTATCATCCGTGTGATTCTGATATTTCAC CCAACCGGACAATTTGGTCCGGGCGCTATGTGGTCTCTCCGAGAAGATTTCGTCGCGATCTTTGTTGGACAGGCCCCAATGATAGTGCCGCTTTTCAAAAAGAAATTTTGGACACAGAAGGGGTATCGGCATACACCGAAGTCCAGTCAAAGATCCGATGGTATCGAGATGAGTAGCGGAGCGTCAAATCCCAACAAAAAACCTCGGGATCCTTTCAGCCTTACTCAACTATGGTTTACACACATCACAAACCCGACACGAGCAACGCAGAACACACAGACCGATGTCACGGCAGTTGCTAAGCACAGTTCAGAAGCGCTTGCAGTAACGGAGGAAGAGATCGCCGAACCATCTCAAGACGGTATTGCCGTCCAGGGAATTATGGGTGGGATCGAAAATGGAACCAAAAACAGCCTCGAGATCTCTGTTGTACCTGTTGTCACGAATCCAGACGCCGCAGGATCAGTTGACGGGAAGAACGGATAG